The segment CCCCTGGCCTCACACAAAAATGCCTGATGAACTCTTTCCCTCAATGGCTGGCATGGTCTTTCTGAAAAGTAACGGTGCAAGCTTCAGCGGCACGCTATACCCGAAGCTGGCGCTGGCTTATCCGGCGCTTAAGCTGGCTGATCTTCGTGGTGAGTTTATCCGTGGCTGGGATGATGGTCGCGGCGTTGATACCGGACGTGCATTGATTACCCCACAGGCAGCCACTGGCTTGAGAACGGCTGCTGTGGATTATCCCGGCATTGATGCAACGACTACCGGGGCTACGGTAGGCACTGCGTTTAACCAGCCAGATTCAGTTTCAAAAATTCAGCCTTCAGATGCGAAAACCCCGGACAATGGGACGTTAGGATCAGTGCTAAGTGACAACTCAATCCAGGCCACTCAATTGCAGGCAGGCATTCCGGGTTTTGCTGTATGGATTACAGCACGCCCGCGTAACGTGGCATTTAACTACATTGTGAGGGCCGCATAATGGCTAAGGTAACACTTGATAAAAACGGCCTGGCAAAATCGGCCGGCACACTGACGATTTATAATTTTGATGCGATAAGCGGCGAGTTCACTGGCTCAAATGATGAGTATCTGGCGCAGGGTGTAGGCCTTCCCGCTAATGCCTGCATCACCGCACCGCCCGTTATTGAAGCCGGACTCGTAGCGATTTATCAGGATGGAGCCTGGACGGCTGTAGCCGATCATCGCGGAAAAACGGTTTACTCAGTCACTGACGGCGCAGTAGTGATGATTAACGCACCGGGTGATTATCCGGCAGACACTACACCACTTAAACCTGCAACCGCCTGGGATAAATGGGATGGTGAAAAATGGGTGACTAATTCAGCTAAAGAGAAAGCGGCAGCTGTCAAAGAAGCCAGAGAACGGCAGGCCCTGCTGATTGCCGAAGCGAACAGCATTACTCAGGCATGGCAAACGCAACTGCGCCTGGACATGATCACCGATAAGGATAAGGCTTCGCTCATCTCATGGATGAAATATATTCAGGCCTTACAAAATATCGACATATCCCACAATTCTAAAATTAGCTGGCCGCCTCGCCCGGACGTTTAATAACTACTTAATTGGTTGATGAATTATGTTCTGATACCTCATGAAGAAAGAAATTAATAGAACGATAAAACCCATTCCCGCGAATGGGCCTTTTTCGGTCATTATCAGAAATGTAAGTAAAATTCTAGGCATAACTCCACCAATAAAAAAGTGCAATATTATACTGCTCACTAAGTTTAAAAGAAAATATCCACCTAAGGCTAAACTTATGGTACCAATCAAAGATATAACAAAAGCTACAGAAGGATATCCAATTTTCATCAGTACGTTGATATTGTTAATCATAACCAATCCTAAGGTTATCATGAATACTGATACTATTATTGCTTTATAATCTGATGTAATCTCTTTAATGAAACCCATCATCTTAGTATCAACATTACTCTGAATAGTTAAAAATCGATTTTTTAATTTGTTATTCATTTTTTCTCTCCATCTAGCAGGCATCAGATAGTCCCATCCCATCATCAATGCAGCTGTAACCTGAAAAGTAAAAATCGTCATATCGCTGAAATACATCTTGGCTCCTTCCATTTAAAATCTTGTGCCATTTACGATACAACGATATTTGCATGATTGAAACGTAAGATAAAAGGACCATAGCGGAACCCCTTCATAGGAGAACCGCCACATGGCACAGGATTATCACCACGGCGTGCGCGTTGAGGAAATCAACGAGGGCACCCGAACCATCACCACCGTCAGCACCGCGATTGTCGGGCTGGTCTGCACCGGCGACGACGCTGACGCGGCAATCTTCCCGCTTAACCGCCCGGTGCTGTTAACCGACGTACTCACCGCCAGCGGTAAGGCCGGGGAATCAGGCACGCTGGCCCGCTCACTGGACGCCATCGCTGATCAGTCGAAACCCGTCACCGTCGTCGTGCGCGTGCCGCAGGGCGAAACCGAAGCGGAAACCACTGCCAACATTATCGGCGGCGTGACCGACGGCCAGCGCACCGGCATGAAGGCTTTGCTGGCCGCGCAGTCTGTCTGCGGCGTAAAGCCCCGCATTCTGGGCGTGCCGGGCCATGACACCAAAGCTGTCTCAACCGAGCTTCTGAGCGTAGCGCAGAGCCTGCGCGGCTTTGCCTACCTGTCAGCCTACGGCTGCAGGAGTGTTGAAGAGGCGATTGCCTACCGCAGCAATTTCAGCCAGCGCGAAGGGATGCTGATCTGGCCTGACTTCATCAACTTTGACACCGTGCTGAAGGCGGACGCGACGGCCTACGCCACCGCCCGCGCGCTGGGCCTGCGCGCCAAAATCGACGAGCAGACCGGCTGGCACAAGTCCCTGTCAAACGTTGGCGTGAACGGCGTCACCGGCATTTCAAAAGACGTTTTCTGGGACCTGCAGGATCCGGCCACTGATGCGGGCCTGCTGAACCAGAACGACGTCACCACGCTGATCCGTAAAGACGGCTTCCGCTTCTGGGGTTCCCGCTGCCTCAGTGATGACGCGCTGTTTCAGTTTGAGTGTTACACCCGCACAGCGCAGGTGCTCATGGACACGATGGCAGAAGCGCAGATGTGGTCCGTTGACGGCGCGCTGAACCCGTCGCTGGCCCGCGACATCATCGAAAGCATCCGCGCGAAGCTGCGCAGCCTGGTGAATCAGGGCTATCTGATTGGCGCGGACTGCTGGCTGGACGAGAGCGTGAACGACAAGGACACGCTCAAGGCGGGCAAGCTGATGATCGATTACGACTACACGCCGGTGGCGCCACTGGAAAACCTGCTTCTGCGCCAGCGCATCACTGACCAGTATCTGGTCGACTTCAGCAGCCGCGTCAGCGCATAAGGAGACGGAAAGATGGCATTACCCCGCAAACTCAAGCATCTGAACCTGTTCAACGCAGGCAACAACTGGCAGGGGCTGGTTGAGTCCGTGACGCTGCCGAAATTCACCCGCAAGTTTGAGAAGTATCGCGGCGGTGGCATGGCCGGTGCTGTGGACATTGACATGGGCCTGGACGATGGCGCGCTGGATACGGAATTCACCATTGGCGGCACTGAAGCGCTGCTGATTAAGCAGATGGGCACCACCACTGTGGACGGCATTCAGCTGCGCTTTACCGGCTCCATTCAGCGCGACGACACCGGCGAAGTGCAAGCGGTCGAGCTGGTCACGCGCGGACGCTATAAGGAGCTGGACTCCGGCGAATGGAAAACCGGCGAATCCAGCACCACCAAAGTGTCCGGCACCAACAGTTACGCAAAGCTGACCATCAACGGCGAAGTGCTCTATGAGTGCGATCTGGTGAACATGATCGAAATCGTGGGCGGCACCGACCTGATGGAAGCGCACCGCAACGCGCTGGGCCTGTAATCACCCCGGCAGGCGCTGCGCCTGCCGCTTATTTCTCTTTTTAACGGAGCTGCATCATGACTGACAAAATCACCACAAATGAAAAAATCGTTGAGCTGGACACCCCGATCCTGCGCGGCAAAAGCGAAATCACACACATCACCGTGCGCAAGCCACAGTCCGGTGCGCTGCGTGGCACCCGCCTGCAGGCGCTGCTGGACATGGACGTGAACGCACTGATCACCGTGCTGCCGCGCATTACCACCCCGGCGCTGACCACGGCGGAAATTAACGAAATGGACCCCGCCGATCTGGTCAGCCTGTCAGTGGAGGTGGTCACTTTTTTGCTGAAGAAGTCGGTCCTGTCGGATTTAGCGACGGCCTGACGGTAGACGATCTGGTGGCGGACATCGCCACCGTCTTTCACTGGCCGCCCTCCGTTACCGAGTCCATGACGCTGACCGAAGTTCTGGAGTGGCGGCACAAAGCAATCCTGCGACACAGGGCCAGCGATGAGTGATAAAAATCTGCGTTTACAGGTCGTGCTGGGCGCGGTCGATAAGCTGACGCCCCCCTTCCGCAGCGCCCGCGACAGCACGCGCGAGCTGGCTGGCACACTGCGCGACACGCGCAACACCCTCAAGGCGCTGGACGCTCAGGCCGGACGCATTGACGGCTTCCGTAAAACCCGCTCACAGCTTGCCGTGACCGCCCATAACCTCAAAGCCGCCCGCGAAGAAGCCGCGCGGATGGCCGTGCAGTTTACGGAAACAAACAAGCCTACCGCCGCGCAGGCCCGCGTGCTGGAGCAGGCAAAGAACCGCGCCAGCCAGCTGCAGCAGACTTACAACGGGCTGCGCCTGTCGGTGCAGCGGCAGCGTGAGGCGCTGGGTGCTGCCGGTGTCGATACGAAGAAACTGAGCCAGGCACAGCGCGAGCTGAAAAGTCAGTCGGACGAGGCGCGCGCCGCCATTGACCGGCAGCAGCAGGCGCTTAAAAAGCTGGGAGATCGGCAGGCAAAAATGCGCGCGGTACGTGAGCGATATTCCCGATCGCTTGAGGTGCGCGACCACGTGGCCGGTGCCGGTGCGGCAACGTCTGCTGCCGGGCTGGCAATGGGCGCGCCGGTGCTGGCCTCCGTGCAATCTTCAGCGGCAATGGAAGACGCCATGAAAGGCGTGGCAAAGCAGGTTAACGGGCTGCGCGACGACAGCGGCAACCGCACGAAGCAGTTCTATGACATGCAGGCCGCCATCAAGGCCGCCAGTGAGCAACTGCCTATGGAAAACGGCGCGATTGACTACGCCGCCCTGGTTGAGGGTGGCGCGCGCATGGGCGTGACTAACCAGAACGATTCTTATGAAGACCAGAAGCGGGACCTGCTGGCCTTTGCCACCACAGCGGCGAAGGCGTCCACTGCGTTTGAGCTGGCCGAAGGGCTGGGCAAGATTGCGCAGCTGTACAAAATCCCCACGCGAAACATTGAACAGCTGGGCGATGCACTGAACTACCTGGACGATAACGCCATGTCCAAAGGGGCGGACATCATTGATGTGCTGCAGCGTATGGGTGGCGTGGCCGACAGGATGAACTTCCGTCAGGTGGCGGCGCTGGGTTCAACATTCCTGACGCTGGGTGCCACCTCTGAGATTGCAGCCAGTTCCGCTAATGCCATGGTGCGCGAGCTGTCTATAGCCACGATGCAGAGTAACCGGTTTATGGACGGCATGGACCTGCTGAAACTGGACCCGGCAAAGATTGAAAAGCAGATGACCACTGATGCGATGGGCACCATCATGCGCGTTCTGGAAAAGGTTAAAAAACTGCCGGACAGCAAGAGAGTGCCCGCGCTGACGATGCTCTTTGGCAAAGAATTTGGGCCTGCAGCGGCAAAACTTGTCAATAACATGCCGGAGCTGCGCCGACAGCTGGCACTGACACAGGGGGATGCTGCAAAGGGTTCGATGCAGAAGGAATCTGACATCAACAAGGACTCGCTTTCGGCACAGTGGATGCTGACCAAAACCGGCGTTTCCAACACCATGAGCGACCTGGGCGATTCGCTGCGCACGCCGCTGATGGACATCATGAACATGGTGAAAAAAGTTACCGGTGCAACCCGCCGCTGGGTGGAAAACAACAAGGAGCTGGCGGGCACGCTGGTAAAAGCAGCGGCGGTCATATCGGCGGTGGTGCTGATGCTGGGCACGTTCATGATCGGCCTGGCAGCAATGCTGGGACCGCTTGCGCTGCTGCGGCTCAGCTTCAACGTGTTAGGTATCAAAGCATTCAGCGCCTTCGGACTAATTAAAAGCGCCATCGGCATCGTGGGGAACGGCGTGCTGTGGCTGGGGCGGCTGATGTTCGCAAACCCGATTCTGGCCGTTATCGGGCTGATTGCCGCCGGGGCGCTGCTTATCTGGCAGAACTGGGACACGCTGGGGCCAAAACTTGCCGCGCTGTGGGACGGCATCAGCACAAAGGTCAGCAGCGTCTGGACCGCGATCCGCACCTACATCAGCACAAAGTGGGGTGAGATTGTAGCCGACGCGAAGGTGCTGCCCGCGCGGTTTCAGGAGGCCGGTTCACAGATGATTGACGGCCTGATGGCGGGCATCAGTCAGAAGTGGGACGCCATCAAAAACAAGCTGTCGTCACTGACCGACTACCTGCCGGACTTTCTGAAACCGGGCGGCGATAAGTCCGGCGGGCCGCAGCTGCCGCGCGCGGCGCAGGCAAAAACGGGGGGCGGTGTATCCCTGCCGCCGGGAGGTTTTCCGGCGTTTGCGGGCATGTACGACAGCGGCGGCTTTATCCCGTCCGGTCAGTTTGGTGTGGCCGGTGAGAACGGACCGGAGCTGGTCAGCGGTCCGGCGAACGTGACCAGCCGCCGGAGCACCGCACGGCTGGCGGCACTGGCGGCGCTGACGCTGGGCGGCGCAGCGACGGCGGAGACAAACCCCCTGCACCCGCTGAGCCTGCCTGTTCAGGCGTACCGGCAGGAAGCACCGCGCATGAGTGGCAGTGCTACACAGGGAGCTGCGCCGCTGATTCATGCCTCCTTCACCATCGTGCAGCAGCCGGGGCAGAATCAGCAGGATCTGGTTGATGAGGTGATGCGCAGGCTGGAGGCAAAAGAGCGGCAGGCGCAGGCCCGCGCCCGCAGCAGTTACCGCGACAGGGGAGGATTTGAGGAATGATGATGACGCTGGGCTTATTTGTTTTCATGCTGAAAACGGTGCCGTATCAGGAACTGCAGTATCAGCGCAGCTGGCGTTTACCGTCAAACAGCCGCGTGGGCGCGAGGCCGTCGCTGCAGTTTTTAGGCCCGGACAACGACACGCTGACGCTTTCCGGCGTGCTGCTGCCGGAGATTACCGGCGGCAGGCTGTCGCTGTTTGCGCTTGAGCAGATTGCGGAGCTGGGCCGCGCATGGCCGCTCATTGAGGGCAGCGGGACGATTTACGGCATGTTCGTGATTGAAAGCCTGAGTCAGACCAAAGCGGAGTTCTTCAGCAGCGGCGTGTGCCGCCGCATTGAATTCACGCTGACGCTGAAGCGCACCGATGAATCTCTGGGGGAAATGTTCGGCAGCCTCAGCGATCAGCTGTCTGCCATGCAGGGCGCAGCAGTTACCGCCGCCGGGAAGGTGAGCGCGGCAGCAGGAGGATTATTTTCATGATGACCAGCCCGTGGATTAACGGTCAGCAGAACTCCCCCGCTTTCCGGCTGACGATGGACGGTGCAGATATCACGCAGAAGCTGGAAAAGCGCCTGCTGAGCCTGACGCTCACTGACAACCGGGGCTTTGAGGCGGACCAGTTGGACATTGAGCTGGACGACGCGGACGGCCAGCTGCAGCTGCCGCGCCGGGGCATTGTGCTGTCGCTTTCGCTGGGCTGGCAGGGTGAGGCGCTGTTTCCGAAAGGCAGCTATACGGTTGACGAGATCGAGCACAGCGGCACACCTGACCGCCTGACGCTGCGGGCGCGCAGCGCGGACTTCCGGCAGACGCTGAACACGAAGCGGGAAAAGTCCTGGCACAAAACCACTGCGGGGGAAATTGTCCAGGATATCGCCGGGCGGCACAAACTGAAGGCTGCGATGGGTGAGGACATGGCAGCAACAGAAATAGACCATCTTGATCAGACCAATGAATCAGACGCCAGCTTTCTGATGCGCCTAGCTAAACAGTGCGGTGCGGTGGCCTGCGTCAAGGACGGTAATCTGCTGTTTATCCGCCAGGGTCAGGGTAAAACGGCAAGCGGCAGAGCGCTGCCGGTTATCACCCTTCAGCGCAGGGACGGAGACAGCCACCGCTTCACCCTGGCGGACCGGGACGCCTACACCGGCGTGATTGCCAGCTGGCTGCACACCCGCGAACCGGCAAAGAAGCCAGTGGCGAAGGTGAAGCGCAGACGCCGTAAAACCACGGTGAAGAAAAAGAAGGAACCGGAGGCGAAGCAAGGGGATTACCTTATCGGCACGGACGAGAACGTGCTCGTACTGAGCCGCACTTACGCGAACCGGGGCAACGCCGAACGGGCGGCAAAAATGCAGTGGGAGCGCCTGCAGCGTGGTGTTGCAACATTCTCAATCCAGCTGGCGAAGGGGCGCGCAGAGCTTTACACGGAAATGCCGGTGAAGGTAAGCGGCTTCAAGCAGCAGATTGATGCGGGGGAATGGATCATCACAACGCTGACGCACAGCCTGAGCGCTGACAGCGGATATACGACCAGTATCGAACTTGAAGTTAAAATCGAGGACTCAAACGTGCAATAGTAATATTTATTATCCTTTTGGATGATCAAGTTAGATATTCAACAGGGCGAATCCTAAATGATGAATTGTCCAAAGTGCTCTCACGCTGCACACACACGCAGCAGTGTTGTGCTCTCTGAGAACACAAAAGAACGATACAATCAATGCCAGAACATCAACTGCGGATGTACTTTCAAATCCTTAGAAACTGTAACCGATATAATCATGTGTCCAGGCAGAGTAAATCCCGTACCGCCCCACCCTGCCCTGCCCGTGGAGGCTCCAAAACATCCCAAGGCCAACTCTGGCTCTAACCCGCTTCGGCGGGTTTTTTAATGCCTACATTTGACTACAAAATAAATCTGCGTAGCCAATCCGTGGACAAGACAATAAAAAAAGGGGCTGGCATCACGCCAACCCCTTGTTTCATATTAACTTTCAGATGTCGCGTTAGCGAGTCCTTAGTTAAGACGCTCTTTGATACGAGCTGACTTACCAGTACGCTCACGCAGGTAGTACAGTTTGGCCTTACGCACGGCGCCACGACGTTTAACAGCAATGCTGTCAATTACCGGTGAGTGAGTCTGGAATACACGCTCAACACCTTCGCCGTTAGAAATTTTACGAACAGTGAATGCAGAGTGCAGACCGCGGTTACGAATAGCGATAACCACGCCCTCGAATGCCTGCAGACGTTTTTTGGAGCCTTCAACGACCCATACTTTCACTTCCACGGAATCACCCGGACGGAATGAAGGTACGTCCTGCTTCATCTGCTCTTGTTCAATTTGCTTGATAATGTTGCTCATAGTTAAATCTCTTATCCTGGGTAAACTGATATTCAGGCATCGCGGCTACTGCCGGGACTGCCCATCATCGTTATGTTGCTGGTTGAACTCCCGCTGGAATTCGGTTAGCAACGTTGCTTGCTCTTCAGTCAGAGCCAGGTTTTCCAGAAGTTCAGGTCTTCTTAGCCAGGTACGGCCCAGCGACTGCTTCAGGCGCCAACGGCGAATTTCAGCATGGTTGCCCGACAGCAGAACTGGCGGAACCTCCATCCCTTCTAATACCTCAGGTCGGGTATAGTGGGGGCAATCCAGCAGACCATCAGAAAACGAATCTTCTTCGGCCGACGCCTGCTTGCCCAGTACGCCAGGTATAAACCGGGCGACAGAGTCAATCAGCGTCATTGCGGGTAGCTCACCACCGCTGAGAACGTAATCGCCAATCGACCATTCTTCGTCGATCTCGGTTTTGATTACGCGCTCATCAATCCCTTCATAGCGACCGCAAACCAGAATTAACTTCTCGCTTGTCGCCAGTTCGCAAACGCCGTTTTGATCGAGTTTGCGCCCCTGAGGTGAAAGATAAATCACCTTTGCACCTTCTCCTGCCGCTGCTTTTGCTGCGTGGATGGCATCCCGTAAGGGTTGAACCATCATTAGCATCCCCGGTCCGCCACCGTAAGGACGTTCGTCCACGGTACGGTGCCGGTCATGAGCGAAGTCACGAGGACTCCAGCTCTGAATGCTGAGCAGGCCATTTTTTACTGCCCGGCCGGTTACTCCGTAGTCGGTAACCGCGCTAAACATCTCCGGGAACAGGCTGATTATGCCTATCCACAGCGACGGCGCTGGCGTGTTACCACGTTGTCCGGAGCTCAAAAACCAGGATCCCAATCTACTTCGATACTGCCGGTAGAGAGATCGACATTCTTGATAACCTGTCCATCAAGGAACGGAATCAGCCGCTCCTTCGCACCAAATGCATCCTTCAGGTTTGCTTTCACGACGAGAACGTCGTTCGAACCGGTTTCCATCAACTCCGTGACTTTACCCAGTTCGTAGCCTTCAGTTGTGACCACCTGGCAACCGATAAGGTCTTTCCAGTAATAGTCACCGCTGTCCAGCACAGGCAGCTGTTCAGAATTAACGATAATCTCGCAATTCGTCAGCAGACCTGCTGCATCACGATCTTCAATGCCTTTGACCTTGATGATCATGTCCTGATTGTGGCGCTTCCAGCCTTCCAGCTCGATTAGCTGCCATTGACCCGCCCGCTGGATAAACCACGGCTGATAGTCAAAAATGCTTTCGGCATCTTCGGTGGAGGAAAACACTTTGAGCCAACCACGGATGCCATAGGCCGATCCCATTTTCCCTAATACTAACGGGTTAGCGGGAGGCTGCGCGGCGAGTTGCTTGCTCATGTTGACCACCGTGACAGATTAAGCTGCTTTCTTAGCTTGTTTGATCAGCGCACCAACGCGATCGGACAGCGTAGCGCCCTGGCCAACCCAGTGCTCAATGCGGTCCAGGTCCAGGCGCAGTGCTTCAGCCTGACCAGATGCGATTGGGTTGAAGAAACCAACGCGCTCAATGAAACGACCGTTGCGAGCATTGCGGCTGTCAGTGACGACTACCTGATAAAACGGACGCTTTTTAGCGCCGTGACGTGCCAAACGAATTGTTACCATAACATCCTCTTGAGTTAATAAAACAACCGGGCCCCATTGAGGGAACGGGGCCCGGATGCAATATAAAAAGCCCGAAAATTTTACTCATTTTGGCGCAAAAAGCAATCTAATTCGCCTGAGCGCTTTTCCGGCTGACTTATCGGCCTGGGAATCCCGGCGGCATCATACCCTTCATGCCGCGCATCATCTTCGCCATACCGCCCTTCTTCATCTTCTTCATCATGCGCTGCATGTCGTCAAACTGCTTAAGCAAGCGGTTAACGTCCTGCACCTGCATGCCAGAACCTGTTGCAATACGGCGCTTGCGTGAGCCTTTGATAATTTCCGGCTTCTCACGCTCTTTACGCGTCATGGAGTTAATCATCGCCTCCATACGCACCAGCACCTTATCGTCCATCTGTGACTTCACGTTGTCCGGCAGTTGCCCCATACCCGGCAGCTTACCCATCAGGCTGGCCATGCCGCCCATGTTACGCATCTGCTTAAGCTGATCCAGAAAGTCGTTCAGATCGAAGCCATCGCCTTTTTTGAGCTTGCTGGCGAGTTTCTCCGCCTGGGCACGGTCAACTTTGCTTTCGATATCTTCGATCAGCGACAGCACGTCGCCCATGCCTAAGATACGCGAGGCAATACGGTCCGGGTAGAAGGGTTCCAGCGCGTCGGTTTTCTCACCCACGCCCATAAATTTGATCGGTTTGCCGGTGATATGACGGATAGAGAGGGCCGCACCACCTCGTGCATCACCGTCGACCTTGGTCAGCACGACACCGGTCAGCGGCAGCGCTTCATTAAACGCTTTTGCCGTATTGGCGGCGTCCTGGCCGGTCATCGCATCGACCACAAACAGGGTTTCAACCGGATTAATCGCGGCATGAACCTGTTTGATTTCGTCCATCATGGCTTCGTCAACGTGCAGACGGCCGGCGGTATCCACCAGCAGCACGTCGTAGAATTTCAGCTTTGCCTGCTGAAGCGCGTTTTTAACAATGTCGACCGGCTTCTGGCTGAGATCGGAAGGGCAGAAATCCACGCCAACCTGTTCAGCAAGCGTCTCCAGCTGTTTGATCGCCGCCGGGCGATATACGTCGGCCGAGACCACCAGCACTTTTTTCTTGTGCTTTTCGCGCAGGAATTTACCCAGCTTACCGACGCTGGTGGTTTTACCCGCACCCTGCAGGCCCGCCATCAGGACGACCGCCGGGGGCTGAGCCGCGAGGTTGAGGGTATTATTTTCCGCCCCCATCGCCACGACCAGCTCGTTCTGGACTATCTTGACGAACTCCTGACCGGGCGTGAGGCTCTTATTGACGTCCTGGCCTACTGCGCGCTCTTTTACGCGGCCAATAAAGTCCCGCACCACCGGCAGCGCAACGTCCGCCTCAAGCAGCGCCATACGCACTTCACGCAGGGTGTCCTTGATGTTGTCTTCTGTCAGCCTTCCGCGGCCACTGATATTGCGCAGGGTCTGCGACAATCTGTCGGTTAAATTATCAAACATCGTCTCTCGCTCAACGTAATGAGAGGTCGCCAGGCGACACAATGGGACGGATTATAACATGAAGCGACCAGGCTGTGTCCCGCAATTGTACGCATTACCAGCGTGGAAGATGGCCGCGAATCTCCGCCTTCATTGTGGAGATCGTTTGGAGCCAGCAGCGGCTGGCGCTATACTGCTTTTTTCTTTGTCTTACCGGTAGCTAACATTATTTATGGCCGTTTTTTCGATTGTCGCCCTGTGCGCCTACTCCTCCAGCCTTGCCCTGATTGTCCCCAGCCTGCTGCGCAAACAGAGCGGCTGGCGTCGACTGGCCGTCATCTCAGCGTTTATTGCGCTGTTTTGCCACGCCGTAGCGCTGGAGCAGCGGATTTTTGCCATGGGCAGCGGCCAGAATCTGAGCCTGCTGAATATTGCTTCGCTGGTTAGCCTGATTATCTGCGCGATTATGACCATCGTCGCCTCGCGCAATCGCGGCTGGATACTGCTGCCCATCGTTTACAGCTTCGCGCTGATTAACCTGGCCTTTGCGACCTTTGTGCCCAATGCCTTTATCACGCATCTGGAAACCACACCGGTCATGCTGGTGCACATCGGTTTTGCGCTATTCGCCTATTCCACGCTAATTATTGCTGCACTTTATGCCCTCCAGCTGGCCTGGATAGACTACCTTCTTAAGCATAAGAAGCTGGCATTCAGTAGCGATATCCCCCCGCTGATGACCATCGAACGCAAGATGTTTCATATCACGCAGGTGGGCGTGGTGCTGCTGACGCTGGTGCTGTGCACCGGCCTGTTCTATATGCATGATTTATTCAGCCGCGAGAATATCGACAAGGCCGTTCTGTCCATTCTCGCCTGGTTTGTTTATATCGTTTTACTCTGGGGTCACTACCATGAGGGCTGGCGCGGACGCCGCGTAGCCTGGTTCAACTGTGGCGGCGCATTGCTGCTGACGATGGCCTACTTTGGTAGCCGGATGCTGCAACACTTCCTGACCTCCTGATCGCTTAATACAAGGAATTCCCTCGTTGGAACACGTTTCAACCACCACACTGATCGTTACGCTGGTCATCATGATTCTGGTCTCGGCCTGGTTCGCCGGCTCCGAAACCGGCATGATGACGCTCAATCGCTACAAGCTGCGCCATCAGGCCAAAAACGGCAATCGCGCGGCACGTCGCGTAGAAAAACTCCTCCGCCGTCCTGACCGCTTACTCAGTCTGGTGCTGATCGGCAACAACCTCGTCAATATCCTGGCGTCGGCGCTGGCCACCATTGTCGGCATGCGTCTCCATGGCGATGAAGGCGTGGCCATTGCCACCGGTATTCTGACCTTCTGCGTGCTGGTGTTTGCCGAGGTTCTGCCAAAAACAATC is part of the Erwinia sp. HDF1-3R genome and harbors:
- a CDS encoding phage late control D family protein, producing the protein MMTSPWINGQQNSPAFRLTMDGADITQKLEKRLLSLTLTDNRGFEADQLDIELDDADGQLQLPRRGIVLSLSLGWQGEALFPKGSYTVDEIEHSGTPDRLTLRARSADFRQTLNTKREKSWHKTTAGEIVQDIAGRHKLKAAMGEDMAATEIDHLDQTNESDASFLMRLAKQCGAVACVKDGNLLFIRQGQGKTASGRALPVITLQRRDGDSHRFTLADRDAYTGVIASWLHTREPAKKPVAKVKRRRRKTTVKKKKEPEAKQGDYLIGTDENVLVLSRTYANRGNAERAAKMQWERLQRGVATFSIQLAKGRAELYTEMPVKVSGFKQQIDAGEWIITTLTHSLSADSGYTTSIELEVKIEDSNVQ
- a CDS encoding ogr/Delta-like zinc finger family protein, with translation MMNCPKCSHAAHTRSSVVLSENTKERYNQCQNINCGCTFKSLETVTDIIMCPGRVNPVPPHPALPVEAPKHPKANSGSNPLRRVF
- the rplS gene encoding 50S ribosomal protein L19 codes for the protein MSNIIKQIEQEQMKQDVPSFRPGDSVEVKVWVVEGSKKRLQAFEGVVIAIRNRGLHSAFTVRKISNGEGVERVFQTHSPVIDSIAVKRRGAVRKAKLYYLRERTGKSARIKERLN
- the trmD gene encoding tRNA (guanosine(37)-N1)-methyltransferase TrmD — protein: MSSGQRGNTPAPSLWIGIISLFPEMFSAVTDYGVTGRAVKNGLLSIQSWSPRDFAHDRHRTVDERPYGGGPGMLMMVQPLRDAIHAAKAAAGEGAKVIYLSPQGRKLDQNGVCELATSEKLILVCGRYEGIDERVIKTEIDEEWSIGDYVLSGGELPAMTLIDSVARFIPGVLGKQASAEEDSFSDGLLDCPHYTRPEVLEGMEVPPVLLSGNHAEIRRWRLKQSLGRTWLRRPELLENLALTEEQATLLTEFQREFNQQHNDDGQSRQ
- the rimM gene encoding ribosome maturation factor RimM (Essential for efficient processing of 16S rRNA), producing the protein MSKQLAAQPPANPLVLGKMGSAYGIRGWLKVFSSTEDAESIFDYQPWFIQRAGQWQLIELEGWKRHNQDMIIKVKGIEDRDAAGLLTNCEIIVNSEQLPVLDSGDYYWKDLIGCQVVTTEGYELGKVTELMETGSNDVLVVKANLKDAFGAKERLIPFLDGQVIKNVDLSTGSIEVDWDPGF
- the rpsP gene encoding 30S ribosomal protein S16 — encoded protein: MVTIRLARHGAKKRPFYQVVVTDSRNARNGRFIERVGFFNPIASGQAEALRLDLDRIEHWVGQGATLSDRVGALIKQAKKAA
- the ffh gene encoding signal recognition particle protein, which codes for MFDNLTDRLSQTLRNISGRGRLTEDNIKDTLREVRMALLEADVALPVVRDFIGRVKERAVGQDVNKSLTPGQEFVKIVQNELVVAMGAENNTLNLAAQPPAVVLMAGLQGAGKTTSVGKLGKFLREKHKKKVLVVSADVYRPAAIKQLETLAEQVGVDFCPSDLSQKPVDIVKNALQQAKLKFYDVLLVDTAGRLHVDEAMMDEIKQVHAAINPVETLFVVDAMTGQDAANTAKAFNEALPLTGVVLTKVDGDARGGAALSIRHITGKPIKFMGVGEKTDALEPFYPDRIASRILGMGDVLSLIEDIESKVDRAQAEKLASKLKKGDGFDLNDFLDQLKQMRNMGGMASLMGKLPGMGQLPDNVKSQMDDKVLVRMEAMINSMTRKEREKPEIIKGSRKRRIATGSGMQVQDVNRLLKQFDDMQRMMKKMKKGGMAKMMRGMKGMMPPGFPGR
- a CDS encoding inner membrane protein YpjD, producing MAVFSIVALCAYSSSLALIVPSLLRKQSGWRRLAVISAFIALFCHAVALEQRIFAMGSGQNLSLLNIASLVSLIICAIMTIVASRNRGWILLPIVYSFALINLAFATFVPNAFITHLETTPVMLVHIGFALFAYSTLIIAALYALQLAWIDYLLKHKKLAFSSDIPPLMTIERKMFHITQVGVVLLTLVLCTGLFYMHDLFSRENIDKAVLSILAWFVYIVLLWGHYHEGWRGRRVAWFNCGGALLLTMAYFGSRMLQHFLTS